The Desulfovibrio psychrotolerans genomic interval TCCCGCATTGCCTGCGCGAGCAGTGAATATTGCCCCGGCGAGGTCATGATCTACGAGGTGGACGGCCCGTTCTTCTTCGGCATTGCCGAGCGGTTTCTGAGCGTGCTGCATGTGCTGCGCGAGCCGCCCAAGGTCATCGTCATCCGCATGGATCATGTTCCCACAGTGGACGCCACAGGTATTCACGCACTGGAAACTTTTGTGGTGCATGCCGGGCGCAAGAACATTCAACTGGTCGTCTGCGGCCTGCAGCCGCGGGTACGCTTTGTGCTGGAAAAGCTGGGCACGCTGAACAAGCTGGGTGAGGGAAATGTGCTGGAAACGCTCCCGGAAGCCATGCAGCGGGCAGATAACCTCGCACTGAGCGCCGGGTAGCGCACCTTGCAGAGGCAAGGCTGCTCACGGAGCATCTGAAAGGGGGCATCACGCCCCCTTTTGTTTTCAGGCAGACGGGTTGCCCTTGTGGCCGGAACGATCTGAGGCTATGCTGGCAGGAAATGAAGCGTGCAATCATTTTTTGATGCCACATTTTGTGCCACGTTCTCTGTAGGAGGGGCCATGTTTCGCTCACTGCGGGAGCCCGTGAACGGGCTGACCCATTGTATCGGCGCGGTGCTTGCCGTGGTCGGCACCATAGTGCTTATCGTGCGGGTAGCCTCGCCCGCCATGCCGTGGCACATAGCCACCTTTGCCGTGTTCGGCACGGGAATGGTGCTGCTGTACACCGCGAGCACGCTCTACCATTGGCTGCCGCTGTCTGAGAAAGGCATACGCATACTGCGGCGCATCGACCACTCCATGATCTTTGTCTACATTGCGGCCACATATACCCCTATCTGTCTGATATCTTTGGGTGGCACATGGGGCTGGAGCCTGTTCGCCTGCGCATGGGCGGTGGCCACGGCGGGAATTCTGGTTAAGATTTTCTGGCTGGGCGCGCCGCGCTGGTTCTCCACCGGCCTGTATCTCGGCATGGGATGGATGGCTCTTGTGGGCATCTATCCGCTTGTGCAGGCACTGGAGATCGGTGCGCTGGTATGGCTTGGCGCAGGCGGTGTGCTGTACAGCATCGGGGCCGTCATCTATGCGCTGCGCAAACCCAATCCGCTGCCAAGGCACTTCGGCTTCCATGAAATATTCCACCTGTTCGTCATGGGCGGGAGCTTTTGCCATTATATGGTCATGTACGGCTACGTGAGCCGCGCATAGCGTTTCCATTCCGCCATGCGCGCCGTGCGGGCCGTGTTTCCCTCTCCTTGTTGACCGCTTTTCGCTGCCTGTTGCGCCGTGCCTGCGGGCATGGGGCATGCATGCCGCGTTTCCGCGCCGGGCACACGTTGTCTCTGCCCGGAAGATATGGCAAAAAAGGGGAAACGGCCTGTGCCTGTGAGATAAACCGCGCAGGGAATGAGTTCCGCGCATACAGCGGGGGGTACGGATGGGGATTGCGGCAGACATAGTCATTCTTGTGGTGGCAGGCCTGTTCGGGGGATTGCTGTCACAGCTTTTCCGGCAGCCGCTCATTCTCGGCTATATTTTTGCCGGTGTGCTGGTGGGCCCTTACATGGGCGGCTTCATCGTCTCCGACATTCACGATATTGAACTGCTGGCGGAAATTGGCGTTGCCCTGCTGCTGTTTGCGCTGGGGCTGGAGTTCTCGCTCAAAGATCTGCGCCCCGTGCGGAGCATAGCCCTGATGGGCACCCCCGTGCAGATTGTGCTGTGCATGGCGCTTGGCTACGGGGTGGGCGTGGCCTTTGGCTGGCCGCCGCTCACCGCGCTCTGGTTCGGCGCATTTGTCTCCCTTTCCAGCACCATGGTGGTGCTGAAGACGCTGGAAAGCCAAGGCTGGATAGGCACGCTTTCCAGCCGTGTCATGATAGGCATGCTCATCGTGCAGGACCTTGCCGTGGTGCCCATGCTCATCATCATGCCCAAACTGGGACTGCCGGATGCGGGCATGGCCGAGCTTGGCTGGGCCTGCGTGAAGGCGGCGGCGTTTCTTGCGGGCATGGTGGTGCTGGGCACGCGTATCATGCCCCGGCTGCTGCGGCTTATCGCGGGCTGGAACTCGCGGGAAATGTTCATGCTGGCCTGCTGCGGCATAGGGCTTGGCGTGGGGTACGGCACCTATCTGCTCGGGCTGTCATTCGCTTTCGGCGCGTTTGTGGCCGGTATGGTGCTGAGTGAGTCGGACTACGGGCATCAGGCACTCAGCGACATCATTCCCCTGCGCGACCTGTTCGGGCTGCTCTTCTTCGCCTCCATGGGCATGCTGGTGGACCCCGGCTTCGTGCTCGACAATCTGGGCATCGTGGCAGGGCTGGCACTGGCTGTTTTTGCGGGCAAGGGGCTGATCTTCGGCTTTATTTCCAAATTTTTCGGATACGGCAACGTGGTGCCGCTGGCTCTGGGGCTGGGCATGTTTCAGGCGGGCGAGCTTTCCTTCCTGCTTGCCCGTGTCGGGGTGGAAAGCGGCATGCTGCCCCGTGACCAGTATTCCATATTTCTGGCGGTGGGCATTCTGGGCATGGTGGCCACTCCGCCCCTGTCATCGCTCACCGCTCCGCTGTACGCCCTGCGCAAGCGCTTCATGCCGCCTCAGCAACTGCACGTCGTGAACATGCCCGCCAGCGAGGTGAAGGGCCATGTGGTCATTGCCGGCGGGGGCAGGGTGGGTATGTACGTGGCGGGCATTCTCGCGCAACTGGAAAAACCCTTTGTGCTTATAGAATTCAACTCCCGCCGATTCGAGCGATGCCGGGACGCGGGCTACCCCGCCATATACGGCGATGCCTCGCAGCCCACGGTGCAGGATGCGGCGGGCATGCACCACGCCTGCCTGCTGCTTATGACCGTGCCCTCCATAACAGATGCCGCCGCGGCGGTGGCGCTGGCGCACAGAAACAATCCCACCCTGCCCGTAGTGGCGCGCGTGGTAGACCATGAACAGATGGACGCGCTGGCCGAGATGGGTGTGCACCAGACCATACAGCCGGAGTTTGAGGCCGGGCTGGAACTTACCCGTCAGGCGCTGCTGCATCTGGGCTTGCCCGTGGGCGAGATTCAGCGGTTTTCCGACAACGTGCGCAGCGAGCGGTATGCCGCCGTGTTCGAAAAGCACCCGGAATACCGCACCCTCATGCAACTGGGCGGTGCGGCCGGGGGGCTGGAGCTTTCGTGGATTCCGCTGGCGGAAGAAAGTCCTTTGCACGGCAGAAACCTCGGCGCGCTGATGCTCAGGAACCACGTGGGCATAACCGTTGTGGGAGTAATGCGTCAGGGCGCGCTGCATGCCAACCCCGGTGCGGAGTTTGCCCTGCACGGCGGCGATGTGGTGGGCGTGCTCGGCAATGCCGAGGCGGCTGCCGCATTCGGAAAGCTGGCGCAGATAACCGAGCGGCAGGAGCTGCCGGACTGGTTGGCAGAGGAAGCCGGAGGGGTGATCGGAGAAAATATCTAGGCCGCGCAGCGGGCGCGCTGTCTCAAAGAGCGGCCCATCATCCTGTCTTTCGTTGCGCGTTTAGTCGTCCACGCTGTTGAGCGATATCTCCACCACCAGATTGCCTTCCTGCGTGGTGAAGGGAATGGAAAGAATGGGCTGCTTGTTGATGTGGCTCAGGGTGTGGTTCCTGCCGATGATGACAGAAGGGGTGGAAGCCTGAAACTTCATCCCTTCGTTGGCAAGGTGCGCGCGTGCCTGCCCGGCGATCATGTTGGTGAGTTCGCCCACGGCATCGGCTATTTCTTCGTTGATCTTGGAAAATTCTTCACCCAGCATGTTGGAGACGATGCGCAGAATGCACTTTTCGTCCAGTGTGAGGGAGATAACGCCCTCGGCATGCCCGGTTACCCCGATAAGCCCTGTAACATCGCCCACTGCCGTACGGCGGGTGTTGATGTAGGGTTTGCCGGGTTTGGCCTCCACCATGGCCATGGTGCCCAGCACATCTATGACAGCGGACAGGAAGGGATTGATGAAACTGACGTTGTACTGGAAGCTCATGGACAACCTTTTTTCCTGTCGGCGGGCTGTTGTCAAGGGGGCGGACGGAAAGTGATGGAAAAAGGGCCGGGAGCATGCTCCCGGCCCTTTTGGTATCTACCCGGTTTTATAGAAATGCAGCGAAAAGTTCTTCAATATGACTGTCAAAAAGTGCGGTTACGGTAACCAGATCAGAAGATTTAAGGCCAAGTCGTTCCCATGCGCCTTCCTGTAAGCCGGGGAGCACGTACTTGCCGCCGCAGGAAATCTCCATGGCGTTGGTGAGGTTGTCCGCAAGCTGCACAACGGAGGCGGCCAGCGGGTCCTGCGCCGATGCCGGGGCATGGTGCCACCGCACCGTATCCACCAGCCCTGCCGGGAACTTCCATTCTGCCAGCAGCATGCCGCCCACTTCCGCGTGGTCAAAGCCAAGGATATCGCGCTCCGCCTCTGCCAGGGGCAGCATATTCTCGCGGGCGTACAGCAGCGTCTGAACCGAGGCGTACGGCAGCTTTTTCATGATGATGAGTCTGCCCACATCGTGCAGCAGTCCGGCCGTGAAAAAGCGGTCGGCCTTCAGCCCGCCCATGCGCGAGGCAATGAGCTTGGAAAAGACGCCGCAGCTTACCGAATGCTTCCAAAAGGTTTTTACGTCCATCAGCTCCGGGGGAATATCCTTGAACACCGTAATGGCGGATATGCCCAGCGCAAGGTTGGAAACCTCCGTCACGCCCACAAGGGCAATGGCGTGGGCCACATCCTCCACGGTTACCAAAAGGCCGTAAAAAGGGCTGTTCACCAGTTTGAGCAGTTTGGCGGTAAGCTCCACATCGTTGCTTACAATGCGGGCCACGTCGTCTGCCGAACTGGTGGGAGAGTCCAGCACTTCACGGATACGGAAATACACATCGGGGAAGGAGACCAGCTCCGCCTCGCTGTCCACCAGTGTTTTGGGGTCCACCATGCCGGGAGTAAAGGTGTCGCGCAGGTATTCTGTGTTGCGCATGAGCCGGGCGTCTTCGGTGGGCATCTGCCAGCCCTGCCGGAGTGCCGCGCCGGTGCGGAACACGCTGAGCCGGAAGATTTCCGCAATGGCGGGATTATCGTGGTCTGCATACATGAAGAAATCGCGCACATATTCTTCGCTGAGCGCCAGTTGGGCGGCGGGAGAATCCGGTTTCATGCCATTCCTCCGTTGGGCGTTCTCTGCCGGGGCAAACGTGTTCGTGCGGGGTTGGTCAGTCATCACCCTTCCTTCCTGTAGCACATGCCGCCGGGCTTGAGCACGGGCTTGAAGGCGGTGGAAAGCTTGTGGATACTCTCCGAATGGCCGAGAAACAGGTATCCGCCCGGAACCAGATTGTCGTAGAACGCGGAAATAACCCCCTGCTTCATGGGGTCGTCAAAATAGATGATCACGTTGCGGCAGAACACAATGTGCGATTTGGGCACCCGCTTCAGGGCGGCGGCATCGCTCAGGTTTATGGGGCCGAAGTTAATCAGCTTCTTCACGCGGGACTTTATGCGGTAGTCCTCGCCTTCCTTGTCAAAATATTTGGCCACAATCCCTTTGGGCGTGGTGCGCAGGGAGTATTCCGTATACAGCCCCTCGCGTGCCTTGGCGAGCATGGCGGGGGAAAGGTCGTTGGCGGCTATGCGTATGTTCCAGCCGATAATGGACATGCCCAGCACTTCGCTTATCATGATGGCGAGGGTGTATGGCTCCTCGCCCGATGAGCAGCCTGCGGACCAGATGAAAATCTCTTTTTTGCCCGCCGCCTCCTGCGCCTTGATGAACTCTTTGAGAATATCGTTCTGAAAGATGTTCAACTGGCGGATGTCGCGGTAAAAGCTGGTTTCGTTGGTAGTCACCTTCTCACACAGCTTGTCCATTTCCAGCGTCTTGTTTCTGTCCAGCCTGAGAAAGTCGTAGTACTCCTTAAAGGAGTTGAGTCCCAGCTCCTTCAGGCGCGAACCGAGTCGGTTTTCCAGCAGATATTTGCGCTTGTCCGGAATGCTTATGCCGGTCTTTTCGTAGATGAAGGCACTGAGCTGTGCAAACTCCTCATCGCTGATCTTGGCAGTCTTGCGCAGGGAAAGTCCGGAGGTAATCCCCCTGTTCTCGCCCTTGTCGTAGTTGCCCATAAGCCCGCCCAGCCTGCCGGTGGTGGCGGCAGGGGCGGTTCGCTGGCCAAGAACAGAGGAGCCTGCTCCTGTTTTTCCTGAAGATAACAATGCCATTGTTCCCCCGTCAGGTGCTTGAGGATGGGTTAGACTATCGTAATTGAAACACTATACCGCGTGCATGAGGAAAGGCAAAGGATATTGTTGCTGCTGTCGGTTCCTTGCATGCAGCAGAAAATGCAGTGCCCTTGTCAGGCAGGAATACTTCCTCTTCTGGAGCGTTCCTGAGCGGTGCAGAAGCCTCCGGCGAGACTGCGCAAACGAGGCAATAGTATATCAGTGGTCTGATGGTTGCCGTGACATGCCCTGCAGCATAGGTGCGGCTCCGGCAACCTGTGGATACCGGCGTATCAGGAGTCTTTTCTCATTTCCTCGGTCATGAACTTGTGCAGCAGACCGTTCATGGCTTCGTGCACGGAGCGGCGGTTGGTTCCCGCAGGGTCCGTGCACAGGGCGGGGTAGGCGGCGCGCATGGCTTCCGGGCAGGGGGAGTGCAGGGTGAACGCACTGGCTCCGGCAAAGACAAAATAGGGAGCGGCGGGCAGCAGGGCGCGCAGATGCCGTGCGTGCCGTGCAGGCGGATTTATGGTGTTGCGTTCCGCCTCCATCAGCATCACCGGCACGCGAAGCGGAGCTACGGATTCAGCGTCGAACAGCATGGCGTATCCGGGGGCAGCTATTGCCAGCGCGCTGATGCCCGGCAGCACCCATTCCTGTCCTTCCGGCGGGGCAAGGCGACCTTCCGGTACCTCAAGCATCGATTGCAGCCGGGTCTTTGCCCACGGTGCGCAGTAGGGATCTGCCGTAACTTCTTCGCTTGCACTGGCCGTGCAGTAGGTGCGCAGCCCTTCCGTCACCGGCTGCGCACCGGCGAGCATAAGGGCGGTGGCACCGCCTGTGCCGAATCCGATCACGCCCATAAAGCGCGTGTCGGCCACGGGGCCCAGTTCAGGGTGCTCCAGCGTGGCGTTAAGCGCCTTGCGCAGGTGGTCCGGGCGGCGGGTTATCTGCTCTGCGATGAAGATGCGCGCCGTATCCAGATAATTGTCTCCCGGATGGGTGGGGGCGATGACCACAAAGCCCTTGCGGGCCAGAAATTCCGCGGTGGTGTGGTGGGCAAGGCCCGATTCCGCGGCATCATGCGACATGAGCAGCACCGGGAATGCCCCTTCCGCAGGTTTGCCCTCGCGCGCGGCAGAGATGGCATACAGGTCCAGCACCGCCAGTTTTTCCGGCCGGATGGAGGGGTACCACACATAGACGGGTATGCGCTCTCCGGTTCCCTCCTCCCATGCCGTCAGAATCTGCAATCCGGCCGTGTAGTCCTTGGCATCGCGGCTGCCCATGGCGTGCGTGTGGAGCACTGTGGCGCACAGAACGGCGAAGATGACCGGCAGAGCCAGCAGAAAGGCGAGAGGGGACAGGCGGTTGGCGCGGAACATGTGTTCTCCCGGAGGGCGGTATGGCGTATTGTACGGCAACAGCTACCGCATATGGGCGGGGCAGGCAAGGGGCGGCGGGGCGGTGAAAGGACGCTTTGCGGCCAGATGTCGACAATCGACTGTTATCGTTGGGTATTGCCTTTCTCGCTGATATTCATGTAGATTCCCGCTTTCCTCCGGGGGGCAGGCAATGTGGGCTATTCAGCATGAAGTGACGCAGAAATTGCGGAAAAGCGCAGAAACAAGGGTCTATGACGCTTTTGTGTAAAATGCAGACGGAATCATTTGTTTATTTAAACAATTTTTGACAATTCTGTGTTTCCACGCTAGGGTGTCCTCCAGTATGCTCCGAAAAGCCAACCCAAAAAAAGGCAGGAGCAGAAGCTGGGTAGAGGTAAGTGGCTAGGGATCATCTTCACTCCATATGTTGAGCGACTTGTAGGAGATTTTCGATGAAAAAACTGATTCACGCACTTGTGCTGGCACTGGTGCTGTCTGTCATGATGGCAGGCGTGTCCGTGGCCGACACCATCAAGATTGGTGTTCAGGCCCCCTTGACCGGGAAGTATGCCTCCGAAGGGCAGGACATGAAGAACATTGTGGACATTCTCGCTGAAAAGCTGAACGCCGCTGGGGGCGTTAACGGCAAGAAGGTGCAGATTGTAGCCGAAGACGACGCCTTTGACCCCAAAACCGCCGCGCTGGCCGCGCAGCGTCTGACCACCGGCGGCGTGGTTGCCGTTATCGGCACCTATGGCTCCTCCATCACCGAAGCGGCGCAGGGCATTTATGACGAAGCCGGCGTCATTCAGGTGACCACCGGTTCCACCATGGTGCGCCTTACCGAAAAGGGCATGAAGTATTTCTTCCGCACCTGCCCGCGTGACGACGCACAGGGTGCCGCAGCCGCCAAAATCATTCAGGAGTTCGGCAGCAAGCGCATCGCCATCCTGCACGACAACAGCTCCTACTCCAAGGGGCTTGCCGAAGAAACCAAGGCGCTGCTCGATCCTTCCACCATCGTCTTTTATGATGCGCTGACCCCCGGCGAGCAGGACTACACCGCCATTCTGACCAAGGTGAAGGGCTCCGACCCCGACCTGCTCTTCTTCCCCGGCTACTACAACGAAGCCGGCCTGCTGCTCCGCCAGAAGATGGAAATGAAGTGGGACGTGCCCATGCTGGGCGGCGACGCCACCAATAACGCCGACCTGGTGAAGATCGCCGGTCCGGAAGCCGCCAAGGGCTTCATGTTCGTGGGCCCTCCCGGCGTGAACGATCTTGACGATCCTGCCACCAAGGAATTCCTCGCCACCTATCAGGCCAAGCATAAGGCCATGCCCGCTTCCATCTGGTCCGTGTTCGCCGGTGACGCGTTCAACGTGATTGTGGAAGCCATCAAGCAGACTGGCTCCACCGATGCCGACAAGATTGCGGATTACTTCCGTACCGGCCTCAAGGACTTCCCCA includes:
- the trhA gene encoding PAQR family membrane homeostasis protein TrhA, whose product is MFRSLREPVNGLTHCIGAVLAVVGTIVLIVRVASPAMPWHIATFAVFGTGMVLLYTASTLYHWLPLSEKGIRILRRIDHSMIFVYIAATYTPICLISLGGTWGWSLFACAWAVATAGILVKIFWLGAPRWFSTGLYLGMGWMALVGIYPLVQALEIGALVWLGAGGVLYSIGAVIYALRKPNPLPRHFGFHEIFHLFVMGGSFCHYMVMYGYVSRA
- a CDS encoding cation:proton antiporter domain-containing protein — its product is MGIAADIVILVVAGLFGGLLSQLFRQPLILGYIFAGVLVGPYMGGFIVSDIHDIELLAEIGVALLLFALGLEFSLKDLRPVRSIALMGTPVQIVLCMALGYGVGVAFGWPPLTALWFGAFVSLSSTMVVLKTLESQGWIGTLSSRVMIGMLIVQDLAVVPMLIIMPKLGLPDAGMAELGWACVKAAAFLAGMVVLGTRIMPRLLRLIAGWNSREMFMLACCGIGLGVGYGTYLLGLSFAFGAFVAGMVLSESDYGHQALSDIIPLRDLFGLLFFASMGMLVDPGFVLDNLGIVAGLALAVFAGKGLIFGFISKFFGYGNVVPLALGLGMFQAGELSFLLARVGVESGMLPRDQYSIFLAVGILGMVATPPLSSLTAPLYALRKRFMPPQQLHVVNMPASEVKGHVVIAGGGRVGMYVAGILAQLEKPFVLIEFNSRRFERCRDAGYPAIYGDASQPTVQDAAGMHHACLLLMTVPSITDAAAAVALAHRNNPTLPVVARVVDHEQMDALAEMGVHQTIQPEFEAGLELTRQALLHLGLPVGEIQRFSDNVRSERYAAVFEKHPEYRTLMQLGGAAGGLELSWIPLAEESPLHGRNLGALMLRNHVGITVVGVMRQGALHANPGAEFALHGGDVVGVLGNAEAAAAFGKLAQITERQELPDWLAEEAGGVIGENI
- a CDS encoding chemotaxis protein CheX, with the translated sequence MSFQYNVSFINPFLSAVIDVLGTMAMVEAKPGKPYINTRRTAVGDVTGLIGVTGHAEGVISLTLDEKCILRIVSNMLGEEFSKINEEIADAVGELTNMIAGQARAHLANEGMKFQASTPSVIIGRNHTLSHINKQPILSIPFTTQEGNLVVEISLNSVDD
- a CDS encoding HDOD domain-containing protein, whose translation is MKPDSPAAQLALSEEYVRDFFMYADHDNPAIAEIFRLSVFRTGAALRQGWQMPTEDARLMRNTEYLRDTFTPGMVDPKTLVDSEAELVSFPDVYFRIREVLDSPTSSADDVARIVSNDVELTAKLLKLVNSPFYGLLVTVEDVAHAIALVGVTEVSNLALGISAITVFKDIPPELMDVKTFWKHSVSCGVFSKLIASRMGGLKADRFFTAGLLHDVGRLIIMKKLPYASVQTLLYARENMLPLAEAERDILGFDHAEVGGMLLAEWKFPAGLVDTVRWHHAPASAQDPLAASVVQLADNLTNAMEISCGGKYVLPGLQEGAWERLGLKSSDLVTVTALFDSHIEELFAAFL
- a CDS encoding CheR family methyltransferase, which produces MGNYDKGENRGITSGLSLRKTAKISDEEFAQLSAFIYEKTGISIPDKRKYLLENRLGSRLKELGLNSFKEYYDFLRLDRNKTLEMDKLCEKVTTNETSFYRDIRQLNIFQNDILKEFIKAQEAAGKKEIFIWSAGCSSGEEPYTLAIMISEVLGMSIIGWNIRIAANDLSPAMLAKAREGLYTEYSLRTTPKGIVAKYFDKEGEDYRIKSRVKKLINFGPINLSDAAALKRVPKSHIVFCRNVIIYFDDPMKQGVISAFYDNLVPGGYLFLGHSESIHKLSTAFKPVLKPGGMCYRKEG
- a CDS encoding alpha/beta hydrolase family protein; translation: MFRANRLSPLAFLLALPVIFAVLCATVLHTHAMGSRDAKDYTAGLQILTAWEEGTGERIPVYVWYPSIRPEKLAVLDLYAISAAREGKPAEGAFPVLLMSHDAAESGLAHHTTAEFLARKGFVVIAPTHPGDNYLDTARIFIAEQITRRPDHLRKALNATLEHPELGPVADTRFMGVIGFGTGGATALMLAGAQPVTEGLRTYCTASASEEVTADPYCAPWAKTRLQSMLEVPEGRLAPPEGQEWVLPGISALAIAAPGYAMLFDAESVAPLRVPVMLMEAERNTINPPARHARHLRALLPAAPYFVFAGASAFTLHSPCPEAMRAAYPALCTDPAGTNRRSVHEAMNGLLHKFMTEEMRKDS
- a CDS encoding branched-chain amino acid ABC transporter substrate-binding protein codes for the protein MKKLIHALVLALVLSVMMAGVSVADTIKIGVQAPLTGKYASEGQDMKNIVDILAEKLNAAGGVNGKKVQIVAEDDAFDPKTAALAAQRLTTGGVVAVIGTYGSSITEAAQGIYDEAGVIQVTTGSTMVRLTEKGMKYFFRTCPRDDAQGAAAAKIIQEFGSKRIAILHDNSSYSKGLAEETKALLDPSTIVFYDALTPGEQDYTAILTKVKGSDPDLLFFPGYYNEAGLLLRQKMEMKWDVPMLGGDATNNADLVKIAGPEAAKGFMFVGPPGVNDLDDPATKEFLATYQAKHKAMPASIWSVFAGDAFNVIVEAIKQTGSTDADKIADYFRTGLKDFPSLTGTISFDEKGDRAGKFYRLSKVNEKGEFILQ